One region of Enterobacter ludwigii genomic DNA includes:
- the ves gene encoding environmental stress-induced protein Ves — protein MEFFDIRKMPVSLWRNGAGETREICCFPPATRDFYWRASIATIASNGEFSSFPGVDRVITLLEGGEVTLDAGQAFCHTLKQHQPYSFSGDLPVKALLADGRMAMDFNIMTRRDCCKAKVRVADRTFTTFGSRGGVVFVLGGAWQLGDKLLTADQGAFWEEGTHTLRLLESEGTLLFSEINWLAGHSAQ, from the coding sequence ATGGAGTTCTTTGATATCCGTAAGATGCCGGTCAGTCTCTGGCGCAATGGTGCTGGCGAAACGCGAGAGATTTGTTGTTTTCCTCCCGCGACGCGGGATTTTTACTGGCGTGCCAGTATTGCGACTATTGCCAGTAACGGTGAATTCTCCTCTTTTCCCGGTGTTGATCGGGTCATAACGTTACTGGAGGGAGGAGAGGTGACGCTGGATGCCGGTCAGGCATTCTGTCATACCCTGAAACAGCATCAGCCTTACAGCTTTTCTGGCGATCTACCGGTAAAAGCACTGCTGGCGGATGGAAGGATGGCAATGGATTTCAACATCATGACCCGGCGCGATTGCTGCAAGGCAAAAGTACGCGTTGCCGATCGTACCTTTACCACCTTTGGTTCCCGGGGCGGCGTGGTGTTCGTGTTAGGTGGCGCGTGGCAGTTGGGGGATAAATTGTTGACCGCCGATCAGGGGGCATTCTGGGAAGAGGGCACCCACACTCTCCGTCTGCTGGAGTCTGAAGGCACCTTATTGTTCAGTGAAATTAACTGGCTGGCGGGTCACTCAGCACAATGA
- the cho gene encoding excinuclease Cho encodes MSRRQSAPRLEFEAAAIYEYPEHLRPWLEALPKQPGVYIFHGESNTLPLYIGKSVNIRSRVLSHLRTPDEAAMLRQSRRITWVQTAGEMGALLLEARLIKEQQPLFNKRLRRNRQLCSLQITAGKPQIVYAREVDFSHAPNLYGLFANKRAALQALQTLADDLQLCYSLLGLEATTRGRACFRSALKRCAGACCGKESVEEHHARLLNGLAAISVACWPWENAVALKEVGEAMTQYHIINNWLWLGAVDNVNDAATLLRTPAGFDHDGYKILCKPVLTGKYEIIVLSDPPAS; translated from the coding sequence GTGAGCAGGCGTCAATCCGCCCCGCGTCTTGAGTTTGAAGCGGCGGCTATCTACGAATATCCCGAGCACCTTCGCCCATGGCTGGAGGCGCTGCCTAAACAGCCTGGCGTGTACATCTTTCACGGTGAGAGTAACACCCTGCCACTCTATATCGGTAAAAGCGTCAATATTCGCAGCCGGGTATTATCCCATCTCCGTACGCCGGACGAGGCCGCCATGCTGCGCCAGTCACGACGCATTACCTGGGTTCAGACCGCAGGAGAAATGGGCGCGCTGTTGCTTGAAGCCCGACTTATCAAAGAGCAACAACCGCTGTTCAATAAGCGCTTGCGCCGCAATCGTCAGCTTTGCTCCCTGCAGATAACCGCGGGCAAACCGCAGATTGTCTACGCACGTGAAGTCGATTTTTCACATGCCCCAAATCTGTATGGGTTATTCGCGAATAAACGTGCGGCACTCCAGGCCCTGCAAACGCTGGCGGATGATTTACAGCTTTGTTACAGCCTGTTGGGTCTGGAGGCAACCACCCGTGGGCGCGCCTGTTTCCGATCCGCTCTGAAGCGCTGCGCAGGTGCTTGTTGTGGGAAAGAAAGTGTTGAGGAACATCATGCCCGGCTTCTCAACGGGCTGGCGGCCATCAGTGTCGCCTGCTGGCCGTGGGAAAATGCCGTTGCCCTAAAGGAAGTGGGTGAAGCGATGACCCAGTATCACATCATCAATAACTGGCTTTGGCTGGGCGCCGTTGACAATGTAAACGACGCGGCAACCTTGCTACGCACACCCGCCGGATTCGATCATGACGGCTACAAAATACTCTGTAAGCCGGTATTAACCGGCAAATATGAGATCATTGTGCTGAGTGACCCGCCAGCCAGTTAA
- the nadE gene encoding ammonia-dependent NAD(+) synthetase: MALQQEIIQALGAKPAVDAHEEIRRSVDFLKSYLKTNPFLKSLVLGISGGQDSTLTGKLCQMAISELREATGDETLQFIAVRLPYGVQADEQDCQDAISFIQPDRVLTVNIKGSVLASEQALREAGIELSDFVRGNEKARERMKAQYSIAGMTKGVVVGTDHAAEAITGFFTKYGDGGTDINPIFRLNKRQGKQLLATLGCPEHLYKKAPTADLEDDRPSLPDEAALGVTYDNIDDYLEGKKLDEGAAKIIEGWYLKTEHKRHTPITVFDDFWKK; the protein is encoded by the coding sequence ATGGCTCTGCAACAAGAGATTATTCAGGCGCTGGGCGCGAAGCCTGCGGTAGATGCACATGAAGAGATCCGCCGCAGCGTGGATTTTTTAAAATCTTATTTAAAAACGAACCCTTTCCTGAAATCCCTGGTGCTGGGCATCAGCGGGGGCCAGGACTCGACGCTGACCGGTAAACTCTGCCAGATGGCCATTTCAGAGCTTCGCGAAGCGACCGGTGATGAGACACTGCAGTTTATCGCCGTGCGTCTTCCGTATGGCGTGCAGGCCGACGAGCAGGATTGCCAGGATGCCATTTCGTTCATTCAGCCTGACCGCGTACTGACCGTCAATATTAAAGGTTCGGTCCTGGCAAGCGAGCAGGCGCTCCGCGAAGCCGGCATAGAATTGAGTGATTTTGTCCGTGGGAACGAGAAAGCCCGTGAGCGCATGAAAGCGCAGTACAGCATCGCCGGGATGACCAAAGGTGTAGTTGTTGGAACCGACCATGCAGCAGAAGCGATCACCGGTTTCTTCACCAAATATGGCGACGGCGGCACCGACATCAACCCCATTTTCCGTCTGAACAAGCGTCAGGGTAAGCAACTGCTGGCCACGCTGGGTTGCCCTGAGCATCTTTACAAGAAAGCGCCGACAGCGGATCTTGAAGACGATCGCCCTTCCCTGCCAGATGAAGCGGCGCTTGGCGTCACCTATGACAATATTGATGATTATCTGGAAGGTAAAAAACTGGATGAAGGTGCCGCGAAAATCATCGAAGGCTGGTATCTGAAAACCGAGCACAAGCGCCACACGCCTATCACGGTGTTTGACGACTTCTGGAAGAAATAG
- the osmE gene encoding osmotically-inducible lipoprotein OsmE, which produces MNKNVAGILSAAAVLTMLAGCTAYDRTKDQFTQPVVKDVKKGMTRSQVAAIAGKPSSEVTMIHAKGTCQTYILGQRDGKAETYFVALDDTGHVINSGYQTCAEYDTDPQAPKA; this is translated from the coding sequence ATGAACAAGAACGTAGCAGGAATTCTTAGCGCAGCGGCAGTACTGACTATGCTGGCAGGGTGTACAGCTTACGATCGCACCAAAGATCAGTTCACACAGCCAGTGGTTAAAGATGTCAAAAAAGGCATGACCCGTTCGCAGGTGGCTGCGATTGCCGGTAAACCTTCTTCTGAAGTGACCATGATCCATGCGAAAGGAACCTGCCAGACCTATATCCTGGGTCAACGTGATGGTAAGGCAGAGACCTACTTTGTCGCCCTGGATGATACCGGCCATGTTATTAACTCCGGCTATCAGACCTGTGCTGAATACGACACCGATCCGCAGGCACCTAAGGCGTAG
- the chbB gene encoding PTS N,N'-diacetylchitobiose transporter subunit IIB, whose amino-acid sequence MEKKHIYLFCSAGMSTSLLVSKMRAQAEKYEVPVVIEAFPETLAGEKGQKADVVLLGPQIAYMLPEIQRLLPNKPVEVIDSGLYGKIDGLGVLKAAVAAIKKAAN is encoded by the coding sequence ATGGAAAAGAAACATATTTACCTGTTCTGCTCAGCGGGCATGTCAACCTCGCTTCTGGTGTCAAAGATGCGTGCGCAGGCTGAAAAGTATGAAGTCCCTGTGGTGATTGAAGCGTTTCCTGAGACGCTGGCGGGCGAAAAAGGCCAGAAAGCCGACGTCGTTTTACTGGGACCGCAAATCGCCTATATGTTACCCGAAATTCAACGACTGTTACCGAATAAACCGGTCGAGGTGATCGACTCAGGGCTGTACGGCAAGATTGATGGTTTAGGTGTATTGAAAGCTGCTGTTGCAGCCATTAAAAAAGCTGCTAATTAA
- the chbC gene encoding PTS N,N'-diacetylchitobiose transporter subunit IIC gives MSKVIASLEKVLLPFAVKIGKQPHVNAIKNGFIKLMPLTLAGAMFVLINNVFLSFGEGSFFYSLGIRLDASTIETLNGFKAIGGNVYNGTLGIMSLMAPFFIGMALAEERKVDPLAAGLLSVAAFMTVTPYSVGEAYAVGANWLGGANIISGIVIGLVVAEMFTFIIRRNWVIRLPDSVPASVSRSFSALIPGFIILSIMGIIAWALSHWGTNFHQIIMDSISTPLASMGGVVGWAYVIFTSLLWFFGVHGSLALAALDSGIMTPWALENVALYQQYGSVDAALAAGKTFHVWAKPMLDSYIFLGGTGATLGLIIAVFIVSRRADYRQVAKLALPSGIFQINEPILFGLPIIMNPVMFIPFILIQPLLAAITLTAYYMGIIPPITNIAPWTMPAGLGAFFNTNGSVAAFLLAIFNLGIATLLYMPFVAIANKAATIIDEEESEEDIALSLKF, from the coding sequence ATGAGTAAAGTCATCGCTTCACTTGAAAAGGTACTCCTTCCTTTTGCTGTTAAAATAGGAAAGCAGCCTCACGTTAATGCCATCAAAAACGGTTTTATTAAATTAATGCCGTTGACGCTGGCCGGGGCAATGTTCGTTTTAATTAACAACGTTTTTCTGAGCTTTGGTGAAGGTTCCTTCTTTTATTCATTAGGAATTCGGTTAGACGCTTCGACTATTGAAACCCTTAACGGTTTTAAAGCCATCGGCGGCAACGTCTATAACGGGACGTTAGGTATTATGTCGCTGATGGCGCCTTTCTTTATAGGGATGGCGCTGGCAGAAGAGCGGAAAGTGGATCCACTGGCCGCTGGTTTATTATCCGTTGCCGCATTTATGACCGTGACGCCTTACAGTGTCGGTGAAGCGTATGCAGTAGGCGCCAACTGGCTGGGCGGAGCTAACATCATCTCCGGTATTGTTATCGGGCTGGTGGTGGCGGAGATGTTCACCTTTATTATTCGTCGAAACTGGGTTATCCGTTTGCCAGATAGCGTTCCAGCTTCGGTTTCTCGTTCATTTTCCGCGTTGATTCCAGGCTTCATTATTCTTTCCATCATGGGGATTATCGCCTGGGCGCTTTCTCACTGGGGCACTAACTTCCATCAGATCATCATGGACTCTATCTCTACGCCGCTGGCGTCAATGGGTGGAGTGGTCGGTTGGGCGTATGTGATTTTCACTTCTCTGCTGTGGTTCTTTGGCGTGCATGGTTCACTGGCACTGGCAGCGCTGGACAGCGGGATTATGACCCCATGGGCACTGGAAAACGTAGCACTTTACCAGCAGTACGGCTCTGTTGACGCGGCGCTGGCAGCGGGTAAAACCTTCCATGTGTGGGCGAAGCCGATGCTTGACTCCTATATCTTCCTGGGCGGTACCGGGGCGACCTTGGGTCTGATCATCGCGGTCTTTATTGTCTCTCGTCGTGCTGACTATCGTCAGGTGGCGAAACTGGCGCTGCCTTCAGGTATCTTCCAGATTAACGAACCGATCCTGTTTGGTCTGCCAATTATCATGAACCCGGTGATGTTCATCCCGTTCATTCTGATTCAGCCGCTGCTGGCAGCCATTACCCTGACGGCCTATTACATGGGGATCATTCCACCAATCACCAACATTGCACCATGGACAATGCCGGCGGGTCTGGGCGCGTTCTTCAACACCAACGGCAGCGTGGCGGCCTTCCTGCTGGCGATATTCAACCTCGGGATTGCAACACTGCTTTACATGCCATTCGTGGCGATTGCGAACAAAGCAGCAACCATCATTGATGAAGAAGAGAGCGAAGAGGATATTGCCCTCTCACTGAAATTCTAA